From the Streptomyces nigrescens genome, one window contains:
- a CDS encoding toxin glutamine deamidase domain-containing protein, protein MSLMLPDWLEWVLEMLGYDWPTGDEDKMNESADHWRTFASAVEQLQSEGVSAAGNVLSANSGDSIDGFSKTWEKYSGNGSGYLDDARSAAELIAFALDSGSVVIIGMKVAVIAQLAILAAEIIAAQAAAPFTLGLSEIGAAAATQATRLIVRRILKEAREALVEAIVETVKEPAVSALEAMVSDAIAQGMNMHFGAQQGFDVGRSAKTGAEAGVEALKNSGQTFAESLRDGAGGRAGHHARDGLEHAAGRGGSEDSGGDGGGTSESSGSGSGSNSGAGSNSGSGSGGGDGAGSGSGSGAGSGSGSGSGSSAGSGSGSGSGADGGGAGTGSGSGAGSGTGSGSGSGAGSGESSGGGNGSGGGNSSGGPSHAPRAGDSGTGTDSGSGSGSGSGPSATGDSSTPGPDGNRNTPQAQPLPPPDQRTAFDEGYTGGNNHNPYGGSTPGPDSGSTTPNSGGPGPDSGTTPDSGGPTPDAARPDSDSVSTRPTPDTTPDAARPDAVSTQPAPDNTPDSARPDAISTQPAPDHTPDSARPDPDSLSTQPAPGPSVHPDGAPAPDSGTTTPDAAPAPDHSSAGPSNSPTPDGSSHPDASQQPQQASPSPDPVAGNPPTNTDNSPQGDSNSGQSGSQNNGDNSASGAGGRPSTPHAGVPSQGAPVHHSSSGPPIGQRDPSPGDPMPHVRDEDTTVTTQSAGTMTAPPPTPHTADPSTATPSTPQQSPQNTPQNPGPMTGPPTAVPPQGGPATPHSAPPRGSTPSNGNASAPSNRRPDGSQAIHDATQQRRPEPPPYNPRLDGPRPTTTSPDPNRRPDGSQAIHDATQQRRPEPPPYNPRLDGPRPDQDRQNQQHPQGSQPPQTNQPNQPNQQGPRPDQTQPVRPDQTQPVRPDQAPPRPDQTQPVRPDQQHPQNQRPDTTRPDTPRPDTTRPDQPRPDAPRPDATRPDDPRTPQNGQSDPRQQRPDQAQPRPDTPRPDAQRPPQQQPHDPNQQRPQQQPQQQPHRADPRQQQPEHQPTNQPNRPDPRQQPTLQSHQPQSQPHPQSQSTNHQQPQHQNQPQPQQQQPNQQSQHQAPPQPHNQPQNQNQNQQPQHHQPQPPHQQQQPTAPNHPPRPSLNDVRASLNHQPSGLYSPFPHDQQALENNFPRDPDGSPQRHADPFQPWSQLQNDGGPTVPGRSNNCADCTRSFMESWYGNPQVSAPRTYDNDGHGGLDRVSGERDGTNNIQNWAGTNFRHSGQNAQDSYQRIADELRQSGHGSAAAVLVTWPKNPDGSGGGAHVFNAVNHNGRVVWVDSQTGQISQQPIHTHADGVWHLTLDADRKPFDPAANQQQGQGQGHGQGQGQGQHQGQGQGQHQGQPQNQPQPQNPQHPPQNAPGPHPAGTPRDGTAEDGTTSDASSGRPDHHSPGDPPPSHRTPDNGTPDNGTPDHQPPAQHTTQHTTDNPPAADRRPPENPSGQDTPQPPSDPSGTKRPAEDEIEQGDSKHPRTDRETDGPEPEGAHGDGHPSPSPMDIDSPEQQTGSDPYSAENTREERNSDLPEPERTTDHHASLPPDSEQQGIRVDPDHPDAPHPHPVYRIGLDPVHDRMQHWANDGSLADLLQRAADRKAAADAARANNKQDGNDPVDIPPTAFTERELREVLGKDFADMNDGQRGAVVATLARMSQAFHEDNGVGQSPQRATDGENPYHGAPPRKKDGKPDPIEQNEVSAGAHSREQAKPAGSWPETYRQPGTPEHQALTDLRDARRPNLAGRDLTTAHVNQLLRQAGSTRPDFTGKNYAVIEVVDSEGNSTYVVDSSIPAGNSGYTPRHSERHLLEWVERLNKSQTASGQGTYDVAGLYTEREPCGEGLGHAHCTTEIQKRPPFPVYYSTTYRTDPDGQPARDEERARLQQERRDLLASMEGQSEAAQKAALRKAELSDSKIDERVKAHRQPNEQIMDEEMDNHLRKMGHLWATTRMHMLPKP, encoded by the coding sequence ATGTCGCTCATGCTTCCGGACTGGCTCGAGTGGGTCCTTGAGATGCTCGGATACGACTGGCCGACGGGCGACGAGGACAAGATGAACGAGTCCGCCGACCACTGGCGGACGTTCGCGAGCGCCGTCGAGCAGCTGCAGTCCGAAGGTGTCTCCGCCGCCGGCAACGTGCTGTCGGCCAACTCCGGCGACAGCATCGACGGCTTCAGCAAGACCTGGGAGAAGTACTCCGGCAACGGCTCCGGTTACCTCGACGACGCCCGTAGCGCCGCCGAGCTGATCGCGTTCGCGCTGGACTCCGGCTCCGTGGTCATCATCGGGATGAAAGTCGCGGTGATCGCCCAGTTGGCGATCCTCGCGGCGGAGATCATCGCGGCTCAGGCGGCCGCGCCCTTCACCCTCGGCCTGTCCGAGATCGGCGCCGCCGCCGCCACCCAGGCCACCCGTCTGATCGTGCGCCGCATCCTCAAGGAAGCCCGAGAGGCGCTGGTCGAGGCGATCGTCGAGACGGTGAAGGAGCCGGCCGTCTCCGCGCTGGAGGCGATGGTCTCCGACGCCATCGCGCAGGGCATGAACATGCACTTCGGGGCCCAGCAGGGCTTCGACGTCGGCCGTAGCGCCAAGACCGGCGCGGAGGCGGGCGTGGAGGCGCTCAAGAACTCCGGCCAGACCTTCGCCGAGTCCCTGCGCGACGGCGCGGGCGGCCGGGCGGGCCACCATGCCCGCGACGGGCTGGAGCACGCCGCCGGCCGGGGCGGGAGCGAGGACAGCGGCGGAGACGGCGGGGGCACGAGCGAGTCCAGTGGCTCCGGGAGCGGAAGCAACTCCGGGGCCGGGAGCAACTCCGGGAGTGGAAGCGGCGGCGGAGACGGTGCGGGCTCGGGGAGCGGGTCGGGGGCCGGGAGCGGTTCCGGCAGCGGGTCCGGCAGCAGTGCGGGTTCCGGCAGTGGGTCGGGGAGTGGGGCCGACGGTGGCGGGGCGGGTACCGGCAGCGGGTCGGGGGCCGGGTCGGGAACCGGCTCCGGGTCGGGGTCGGGGGCCGGGTCCGGTGAGTCCAGTGGCGGTGGGAACGGCTCGGGCGGCGGCAACAGCTCCGGCGGCCCGTCGCATGCCCCGCGCGCCGGCGATTCCGGTACGGGCACGGACTCCGGCTCCGGCTCCGGCTCCGGCAGCGGCCCCTCCGCCACGGGCGACAGCTCCACTCCCGGCCCGGACGGCAACCGCAACACGCCCCAGGCCCAGCCCCTGCCGCCTCCGGACCAGCGCACCGCGTTCGACGAGGGGTACACGGGCGGCAACAACCACAACCCGTACGGGGGCTCCACGCCCGGCCCGGACTCGGGCAGCACCACCCCCAACTCCGGCGGCCCCGGCCCTGACTCGGGCACCACCCCCGACTCCGGCGGCCCCACCCCAGACGCCGCCCGCCCGGACTCGGACTCCGTGAGCACCCGGCCCACCCCGGACACCACCCCGGACGCCGCGCGCCCGGACGCCGTCAGCACCCAGCCGGCACCGGACAACACCCCCGACTCCGCCCGCCCGGACGCCATCAGCACCCAGCCGGCGCCCGACCACACCCCGGACTCGGCCCGCCCGGACCCCGACTCCCTCAGCACACAACCGGCCCCGGGCCCGTCCGTGCACCCCGACGGCGCACCGGCCCCCGACTCCGGCACGACGACCCCCGACGCCGCCCCGGCCCCGGACCACTCCTCCGCCGGACCGTCCAACTCCCCTACCCCCGACGGGTCTTCCCACCCGGACGCGTCCCAGCAGCCACAGCAGGCGTCGCCCTCCCCCGACCCGGTGGCCGGCAACCCTCCCACCAACACCGACAACTCCCCCCAGGGCGACAGCAACAGCGGTCAGAGCGGCTCCCAGAACAACGGGGACAACTCCGCATCCGGCGCGGGCGGACGTCCCTCCACCCCGCATGCGGGCGTGCCGTCCCAGGGCGCCCCGGTGCACCACTCCTCGTCCGGCCCGCCCATCGGACAGCGTGATCCCTCGCCCGGCGACCCCATGCCGCATGTGCGCGACGAGGACACCACCGTCACCACCCAGTCCGCCGGCACCATGACGGCACCGCCGCCGACCCCGCACACGGCGGACCCCAGCACCGCTACGCCCTCCACCCCGCAGCAGTCGCCGCAGAACACCCCGCAGAACCCCGGCCCGATGACGGGCCCGCCCACCGCCGTGCCCCCGCAAGGCGGCCCGGCCACTCCCCACTCCGCCCCGCCGCGCGGCAGCACACCGTCCAATGGAAACGCGTCCGCCCCCTCCAACCGCCGCCCCGACGGCTCCCAAGCGATCCACGACGCCACCCAACAGCGCCGCCCCGAACCGCCCCCGTACAACCCACGCCTGGACGGCCCCCGCCCCACCACCACCTCGCCGGACCCGAACCGCCGCCCCGACGGCTCCCAGGCCATCCACGACGCCACCCAGCAACGCCGCCCCGAGCCGCCGCCGTACAACCCCCGTCTGGACGGCCCCCGCCCGGACCAGGACCGGCAGAACCAGCAACACCCGCAGGGCAGCCAGCCACCCCAAACGAACCAGCCGAACCAGCCGAACCAACAGGGCCCGCGCCCCGACCAGACTCAGCCGGTACGCCCGGACCAGACTCAGCCGGTACGTCCCGACCAGGCTCCACCGCGCCCGGACCAGACCCAGCCCGTACGCCCGGACCAGCAACACCCCCAAAACCAGCGCCCGGACACCACCCGGCCGGACACACCGCGCCCCGACACCACCCGCCCGGACCAGCCACGTCCGGACGCCCCCCGCCCGGATGCCACCCGCCCGGACGACCCGCGCACCCCCCAGAACGGGCAGTCCGACCCCCGCCAGCAGCGTCCCGACCAGGCCCAGCCGCGCCCGGATACGCCCCGCCCCGACGCTCAGCGTCCTCCGCAGCAGCAACCGCACGACCCCAACCAGCAACGTCCGCAACAGCAGCCACAGCAGCAGCCCCATCGTGCGGACCCGCGTCAGCAGCAGCCCGAGCACCAGCCGACGAACCAGCCGAACCGCCCGGACCCCCGTCAGCAGCCGACGCTCCAGAGCCACCAGCCGCAGTCGCAGCCGCATCCGCAGTCACAGTCGACGAACCACCAGCAACCGCAACACCAGAACCAGCCCCAACCCCAGCAGCAACAACCCAACCAGCAGTCACAGCACCAGGCCCCGCCCCAGCCCCACAACCAGCCCCAGAATCAAAACCAGAACCAACAACCCCAACACCACCAGCCGCAGCCTCCGCACCAACAGCAGCAGCCGACAGCGCCCAACCACCCCCCGCGGCCGAGCCTCAACGACGTCCGGGCGAGCCTCAACCACCAGCCCAGCGGCCTGTATTCACCGTTCCCGCACGACCAGCAGGCGCTGGAGAACAACTTCCCGCGCGATCCGGACGGCAGCCCGCAGCGTCACGCGGACCCCTTCCAGCCCTGGTCCCAGCTCCAGAACGACGGCGGCCCGACCGTTCCGGGCCGCTCCAACAACTGCGCCGACTGCACCCGCTCGTTCATGGAGTCCTGGTACGGCAACCCGCAGGTCTCGGCACCCCGTACCTACGACAACGACGGCCACGGCGGCCTGGACCGGGTCAGCGGTGAGCGCGACGGCACCAACAACATCCAGAACTGGGCCGGGACCAACTTCCGCCACTCCGGCCAGAACGCCCAGGACAGCTACCAGCGCATCGCCGACGAACTCCGTCAGTCCGGCCACGGCTCGGCGGCCGCCGTTCTCGTCACTTGGCCCAAGAACCCCGACGGCTCCGGCGGCGGCGCCCATGTCTTCAACGCCGTGAACCACAACGGCCGGGTCGTCTGGGTCGACAGCCAGACCGGCCAGATCAGCCAACAGCCCATCCACACCCACGCCGACGGCGTCTGGCACCTGACCCTGGACGCCGACCGCAAGCCCTTCGACCCCGCGGCCAACCAGCAGCAGGGCCAGGGCCAGGGTCACGGCCAAGGCCAGGGTCAGGGACAACACCAAGGCCAGGGCCAGGGGCAGCACCAGGGCCAACCCCAGAACCAACCCCAACCCCAGAACCCACAACATCCCCCACAGAACGCCCCCGGCCCACACCCCGCCGGTACCCCCAGGGACGGCACCGCGGAGGACGGCACCACGTCCGACGCCTCCTCCGGCCGCCCGGATCACCACTCCCCGGGCGATCCGCCGCCCTCCCACCGGACCCCGGACAACGGAACCCCGGACAACGGAACCCCGGACCACCAGCCCCCCGCCCAACACACCACCCAGCACACCACCGACAACCCGCCGGCCGCGGACCGCCGGCCTCCGGAGAACCCGTCCGGCCAAGACACCCCCCAGCCACCGTCCGACCCGTCGGGCACCAAGCGGCCGGCCGAGGACGAGATCGAGCAGGGCGACTCCAAGCATCCGCGTACGGACAGGGAGACCGACGGCCCGGAGCCCGAGGGCGCGCACGGCGACGGCCACCCTTCGCCGTCCCCGATGGACATCGACAGCCCGGAGCAGCAGACCGGTTCGGACCCCTACTCGGCGGAGAACACCCGGGAAGAGCGCAACTCCGACCTGCCCGAGCCCGAGCGGACCACGGACCACCACGCTTCCCTGCCCCCGGACTCGGAGCAGCAGGGAATCCGGGTCGACCCGGACCATCCCGACGCGCCCCATCCGCACCCCGTTTACCGCATCGGGCTCGACCCGGTCCATGACCGCATGCAGCACTGGGCGAACGACGGAAGCCTCGCCGATCTGCTGCAGCGGGCCGCCGACCGCAAGGCAGCCGCCGACGCCGCCCGGGCGAACAACAAGCAGGACGGCAACGACCCCGTCGACATTCCGCCGACGGCCTTCACCGAGCGGGAACTGCGCGAGGTGCTCGGCAAGGACTTCGCCGACATGAACGACGGCCAGCGGGGTGCCGTCGTGGCCACGCTCGCCCGGATGAGCCAGGCGTTCCACGAGGACAACGGCGTGGGCCAGAGCCCTCAGCGGGCCACCGACGGCGAGAACCCGTACCACGGCGCCCCGCCCCGCAAGAAGGACGGGAAGCCCGACCCCATCGAGCAGAACGAGGTCTCCGCCGGTGCCCACTCCCGTGAGCAGGCGAAGCCCGCGGGGTCGTGGCCGGAGACGTACCGGCAGCCCGGCACGCCGGAGCACCAGGCGCTGACCGATCTCCGCGACGCGCGCCGCCCCAATCTGGCCGGCCGCGACCTGACCACCGCGCACGTCAACCAGCTGCTGCGCCAGGCGGGTTCCACCCGGCCCGACTTCACGGGCAAGAACTACGCCGTGATCGAGGTCGTCGACAGCGAAGGGAACAGCACCTACGTCGTCGACTCCTCCATCCCGGCCGGAAACTCGGGTTACACCCCGCGGCACTCCGAACGGCACCTGCTGGAGTGGGTGGAGCGGCTCAACAAGAGCCAGACGGCCAGCGGCCAGGGCACGTACGACGTCGCCGGTCTGTACACCGAACGCGAGCCGTGCGGTGAGGGGCTGGGGCACGCCCACTGCACCACGGAGATCCAGAAGCGCCCGCCCTTCCCGGTCTACTACAGCACGACCTACCGGACCGATCCGGATGGCCAGCCGGCCCGTGACGAGGAACGTGCCCGCCTCCAGCAGGAGCGCAGGGACCTCCTGGCGAGCATGGAGGGCCAGTCGGAGGCCGCCCAGAAGGCGGCCCTGCGCAAGGCGGAGCTGTCCGACTCCAAGATCGATGAACGGGTGAAGGCCCACCGGCAGCCCAACGAGCAGATCATGGACGAGGAGATGGACAATCACCTGCGGAAGATGGGCCATCTGTGGGCAACCACCCGCATGCATATGCTGCCGAAGCCGTAG
- a CDS encoding WXG100 family type VII secretion target, producing the protein MAGDGLQADIPSLKSGGRDFTGVGQRYQSAVEKLKNALTGLEGKDTPPWGDDEIGEKFGVVYEGLRDGMYESMGHLAAKLQEIGGALNTMADNHQADEDFNESLMKQHVANAEAEGQKIIALKSPHT; encoded by the coding sequence GTGGCAGGAGATGGCCTGCAGGCAGACATTCCGTCACTGAAGTCAGGTGGCCGGGATTTCACCGGCGTCGGACAGCGCTACCAGTCCGCGGTGGAGAAGCTGAAGAACGCGCTCACCGGTCTGGAGGGCAAGGACACCCCTCCATGGGGTGATGACGAGATCGGCGAGAAGTTCGGCGTGGTCTACGAGGGCCTGCGCGACGGCATGTACGAGTCGATGGGGCATCTGGCCGCCAAGCTCCAGGAGATCGGCGGCGCCCTGAACACCATGGCCGACAACCACCAGGCCGACGAGGACTTCAACGAGTCGCTGATGAAGCAGCACGTCGCCAACGCCGAGGCGGAGGGCCAGAAGATCATCGCCCTCAAGTCGCCGCACACCTGA
- a CDS encoding sodium:solute symporter produces MAVDYAVIVLYLAGMLVMGWWGMRRAKSKSEFLVAGRRLGPAMYSGTMAAIVLGGASTIGGVGLGYQYGLSGAWMVFTIGLGLLALSVFFSARIARLKVYTVSEMLDLRYGGAAGIISGVVMWAYTLMLAVTSTIAYATIFDVLFGMDRSLSIILGGAIVVAYSTLGGMWSITLTDMVQFVVKTIGVLLLLLPIAVIKAGGFAEMKAQLPDDYFAPLGIGGQTVFTYVLIYSFGMLIGQDIWQRVFTARSDKVARLGGTAAGTYCLAYALAGAVIGTAAKVLYPHLGSPDDAFATIVKDALPVGVRGLVLAAALSAVMSTSSGALIACATVANNDIWSRVKGVAAKRRRPAEGGSGDDGTPSRTDAGDGAEAHDEVRGNRLFILLMGLAVIVIALALNNVVEALTLAYNVLVGGLLVPILGGLLWKRGTAAGALASVAVGGLTVVGLMVWLGVLANEPIYYGLIASLAAYVAVSLATPPTDAAVLAAWRARLAGHSDGDPDGGPDGGPEGEPEGDTAGAVALALQPPSAAGRA; encoded by the coding sequence ATGGCTGTCGACTATGCGGTGATCGTGCTCTATTTGGCCGGAATGCTCGTTATGGGCTGGTGGGGGATGCGGCGCGCCAAATCGAAGAGCGAGTTCCTGGTCGCGGGCCGCCGCCTCGGCCCCGCGATGTACTCGGGAACGATGGCGGCGATCGTGCTCGGCGGCGCCTCCACCATCGGCGGTGTGGGGCTCGGCTACCAGTACGGCCTCTCCGGCGCCTGGATGGTCTTCACCATCGGCCTCGGGCTGCTCGCGCTGAGCGTCTTCTTCTCGGCCCGGATCGCCCGGCTGAAGGTCTACACGGTCTCCGAGATGCTCGACCTGCGCTACGGCGGCGCCGCCGGGATCATCTCCGGTGTCGTCATGTGGGCGTACACCCTGATGCTGGCGGTGACCTCGACCATCGCCTACGCGACCATCTTCGATGTGCTCTTCGGCATGGACCGGTCCCTCTCGATCATTCTCGGCGGGGCGATCGTCGTCGCGTACTCGACGCTCGGCGGGATGTGGTCGATCACCCTCACCGACATGGTCCAGTTCGTCGTCAAGACGATCGGTGTGCTGCTGCTCCTGCTGCCCATCGCCGTCATCAAGGCGGGCGGCTTCGCCGAGATGAAGGCCCAACTGCCGGACGACTACTTCGCGCCCCTGGGAATCGGCGGGCAGACGGTCTTCACCTATGTGCTGATCTACTCCTTCGGCATGCTGATCGGGCAGGACATCTGGCAGCGGGTGTTCACCGCGCGGAGCGACAAGGTGGCGCGCCTGGGCGGCACCGCGGCCGGTACCTACTGTCTGGCCTACGCCCTGGCCGGTGCGGTCATCGGCACCGCGGCCAAGGTGCTCTACCCGCATCTGGGCAGCCCGGACGACGCCTTCGCCACGATCGTCAAGGACGCGCTGCCGGTGGGCGTGCGCGGACTGGTGCTGGCGGCGGCGCTGTCCGCGGTGATGTCCACGTCCTCGGGCGCGCTGATCGCCTGCGCCACGGTCGCCAACAACGACATCTGGTCCCGGGTGAAGGGCGTCGCCGCGAAGCGGCGGCGGCCGGCCGAGGGAGGGTCCGGCGACGACGGCACCCCGTCGCGGACGGACGCCGGGGACGGGGCCGAGGCGCATGACGAGGTGCGCGGCAACCGCCTCTTCATCCTCCTCATGGGCCTCGCGGTGATCGTCATCGCGCTCGCGCTCAACAATGTCGTCGAGGCGCTCACCCTCGCCTACAACGTCCTCGTCGGCGGGCTGCTGGTGCCCATCCTCGGCGGGCTGCTGTGGAAGCGGGGCACCGCCGCCGGTGCGCTGGCCTCGGTCGCGGTCGGCGGGCTGACCGTCGTCGGGCTGATGGTCTGGCTCGGTGTCCTCGCCAACGAGCCGATCTATTACGGGCTGATCGCCTCGCTCGCGGCCTATGTGGCGGTCAGCCTGGCCACCCCGCCCACGGACGCCGCGGTACTGGCCGCCTGGCGGGCGAGGCTGGCCGGCCACTCGGACGGTGATCCGGACGGCGGTCCGGACGGCGGTCCGGAGGGCGAGCCGGAAGGCGATACGGCCGGGGCGGTGGCGCTGGCGCTGCAGCCTCCCTCCGCCGCCGGACGGGCCTGA
- a CDS encoding helix-turn-helix domain-containing protein, protein MPHPMPPPSTPPVPLADLLARTDLGLRQIAGPRQGVAIHWVHTSEMADPVPYLLGGEMLLTAGVHLAEVMGGTEGAGGAAARPGASDAAGPGLAGAAGPDPSAAAEPGKAHAARTPGALDAYLDGYAARTVAAGAAALGFGIAPVHDTVPAALVAACDRHGLPLVEVPAGTPFTAVESAVWQAVTEARHRELTRLSEAQRALAAAAARPDPATAVLRTLARHVHGWTALLAPDGAQHGSAGPRPATAVRTAAARLAQVIGAGGPSSATDTLPGTSLSAYALTGRGRDRQALVLVVAADPHDPPAHAIAGVAAVLLSLITGPATAHGPATAEHSAALVRLLLGARPADVAPLLGPSLWTVVHAERRRDTTESAASLAAALGTSLVAPGTATEPPSAPGKRPGSEVPGTRRPGSEAAAPTEAGAEATTAPGATPALRALIPADREITAHPGWTLGVSEPAPVAELPAADRHAASALRRALAGRTALVRHRTPGPHSVTSLVAPTDARRHAQALLAPLTDSPPLLATLHNWLALHGSWDRTATALGIHRNTVRQRITRIAGLLDTDLDDPDVRMELWFALRSLDRDATPS, encoded by the coding sequence ATGCCGCACCCGATGCCTCCGCCGTCCACCCCGCCGGTGCCGCTGGCGGACCTCCTCGCCCGTACGGATCTGGGCCTGCGCCAGATCGCCGGCCCGCGCCAGGGCGTCGCCATCCACTGGGTGCACACCTCCGAGATGGCCGACCCGGTGCCCTACCTCCTGGGCGGCGAGATGCTGCTGACGGCGGGGGTGCACCTGGCGGAGGTGATGGGGGGTACGGAGGGGGCGGGTGGGGCCGCGGCGAGGCCGGGCGCGTCAGACGCAGCAGGACCAGGCCTGGCGGGTGCGGCGGGACCAGACCCGTCGGCCGCGGCGGAACCGGGCAAGGCGCACGCTGCACGCACGCCGGGTGCCCTCGATGCCTATCTGGACGGCTACGCCGCCCGTACCGTCGCCGCCGGTGCCGCTGCCCTCGGCTTCGGGATCGCGCCGGTGCACGACACCGTGCCCGCCGCCCTGGTGGCGGCCTGCGACCGGCACGGACTGCCGCTCGTCGAGGTCCCGGCGGGCACCCCGTTCACCGCCGTGGAGAGCGCGGTATGGCAGGCCGTCACAGAGGCCAGACACCGCGAGCTGACCCGGCTCAGCGAGGCACAGCGCGCCCTGGCCGCGGCCGCAGCGCGCCCCGACCCGGCCACCGCCGTGCTGCGCACCCTCGCCCGCCATGTGCACGGCTGGACCGCGCTGCTCGCCCCGGACGGCGCGCAACACGGCTCCGCCGGCCCCCGCCCCGCCACCGCCGTACGGACCGCGGCCGCCCGCCTCGCCCAGGTGATCGGCGCCGGCGGCCCGTCCTCGGCCACCGACACCCTCCCCGGCACCTCCCTGTCCGCATACGCCCTGACGGGCCGCGGCCGCGACCGTCAGGCGCTCGTCCTGGTCGTCGCCGCGGACCCGCACGACCCGCCCGCGCATGCCATCGCGGGCGTCGCCGCCGTACTCCTCTCCCTGATCACCGGCCCGGCCACCGCCCACGGCCCGGCCACCGCCGAGCACTCCGCGGCCCTGGTCCGGCTGCTCCTCGGAGCCCGCCCGGCCGATGTCGCCCCGCTCCTCGGCCCGTCCCTCTGGACCGTCGTGCACGCCGAACGCCGCCGCGACACCACGGAGTCGGCGGCCTCACTGGCCGCCGCTCTGGGCACCTCCCTGGTCGCCCCGGGTACGGCCACCGAACCGCCCTCCGCCCCGGGGAAACGCCCCGGCTCCGAAGTCCCTGGGACGCGTCGCCCCGGCTCCGAGGCAGCGGCTCCCACCGAGGCCGGCGCCGAGGCGACCACCGCCCCCGGCGCCACCCCCGCCCTGCGCGCCCTGATCCCCGCCGACCGCGAGATCACCGCACACCCCGGCTGGACGCTCGGTGTCAGCGAACCCGCCCCGGTCGCCGAGCTGCCGGCCGCCGACCGGCATGCCGCCTCCGCCCTGCGCCGCGCCCTCGCCGGCCGCACCGCCCTGGTACGCCACCGCACCCCCGGCCCCCACAGCGTCACCTCCCTCGTCGCCCCCACGGACGCCCGCCGGCACGCCCAGGCCCTGCTCGCCCCGCTGACCGACTCCCCGCCCCTCCTCGCCACCCTGCACAACTGGCTCGCGCTGCACGGCAGTTGGGACCGTACCGCGACCGCCCTCGGCATCCACCGCAACACCGTGCGCCAGCGCATCACCCGTATCGCCGGCCTCCTCGACACCGACCTGGACGACCCCGACGTCCGGATGGAGCTGTGGTTCGCCCTCCGCTCGCTCGACCGGGACGCCACGCCGTCCTGA